Part of the candidate division KSB1 bacterium genome, AAAATAGGAAAAAGCAAGATGTTAACGAAATTGCCTCTTGTTTTTTTTGTGAGTTTTATTTCTTTCGGTTATTTGGCAGCTGGCAGTTCGGATGAGCAGGCAATCACGAAGACACTCCGGAATTATATTGAAGGCCCCAACGAAAAAAATGTCGTAAAGTTAAAATCAGCATTCGCCAGGACTGCCACGATTTTTTATGTTCGAGATAGTAAATTAGTTGAAATCAGACTCGAGGATTTTTTCAGGCACATGGAGGCAGGGTGGGCAGATCCTCAGGAGCATGCAGTTGTGGCCAGGAAAATTTTGCTAATTGATGTCTTTGATAATGCGGCAATGGCTAAAATTCAGGCCAATTTCCCGGATGGTCAAGCAACAGACTATATATCGCTGCTTAAGGTTGCAGGTAAGTGGCTAATAGTCAATAAGATATTTAGCTTTAAG contains:
- a CDS encoding nuclear transport factor 2 family protein, producing the protein MKFKKIGKSKMLTKLPLVFFVSFISFGYLAAGSSDEQAITKTLRNYIEGPNEKNVVKLKSAFARTATIFYVRDSKLVEIRLEDFFRHMEAGWADPQEHAVVARKILLIDVFDNAAMAKIQANFPDGQATDYISLLKVAGKWLIVNKIFSFK